CCGGTGTAGACCCAGGCCGTACGCACGACCGTTGCCGAGGGCAACACCCGTAGGACAGCCTCCTCACCGGCCAGCTTGGTGCGTCCGTAAGCACTGCGCGGGGCCGTCGGGGATTGAGGTAGGTACGGGGAAGTCGCGGTGCCGTCGAACACATAGTCGGTCGAGACGTGCACGAGGCGCGCGCCGACTCGTGCACATGCAATCGCCAGGTTCTCCGGACCGTCTGCGTTGACCTTCGACGCCGCTGCTTCGTCCGATTCGGCAGCATCGACCGCGGTGTAGGCGGCGCAGTTGATCACCACCATGCCCGGCTCGACGGCGTCGGCAACTGCTCTCGCGTCGGTGATGTCCAGCTCTGCGCTGGTCACACCGATCGTCGTGTCGCTGCTGACAATGCTGCTGTTGTTCGAAAGGTGCAGTATCTGCCGGCCGAGCTGTCCGCCCGCTCCGGTCACAAGAGTTTTCGCCACAGTTGCAAAGTGTGGCACGCCGCCCCAGCTTGAGCGAGACGGTGACATTTCACAAGTAACCTGACTGGTCGGGGCGAGAAATGCGTAGAACAAAAGTGGAGAGGTCACCAGGTGCAACGAGAGTCTGACGGATCGCGAGGCGAGCGGCGGTCCTCAGCGCGACGTGGCGACCCTGGGCAACGCACTGCTCGGGGGCGCACTCGGCGGCCGTACCCCAGCGACCGCCCCAGCAAGGACGAGAATGCGGTCGGCAAACCTGAAAACGGAATGCCGACCGAGAGGCCAGGAGTTCCTCGGATAGTGATCGCGGCCATGTCCGTTCTCGTGCTGGTCGTGACAGGGTTCGCTTGGCGAAGCGTCGACGACCTTCGCTCGAACATCGCTACTGCAGGGCGCCTCGGTCTGGGTGGTGGCTCCGACGGCGCCGTGGACATCCTCATGGTCGGCACCGACAGCCGCACCGACGCGCACGGCAATGCGCTGACGCAAAGCGAGCTCGATTCACTGCGCGCCGGTGACGAGGTGGCATCGAACACCGACACGATCGTGCTCATTCGCGTACCGAACGACGGTTCTTCGGCAACCGCGATCTCGATACCCCGGGATGCGTACGTCGAGGTTCCTGGAATCGGAAAGTCCAAGATCAACGCGGCCTACGGCGCAACGAAGGAGAACAAGCGCCTCGAACTAGTCGAACAAGGTGTGGCCGATACGGACGCGGACTCACAGTCGACCGAAGCCGGACGCGAGGCGCTCATCGAGTCGGTGGCCGATCTGACGGGGGTCACCGTGGATCACTACGCCGAGGTGGGTCTGCTCGGTTTCGTACTGCTGACCGATGCTGTCGGTGGCGTGAACGTATGCCTCAATGCCCCTGTGGACGAGCCGCTGTCCGGAGCGAACTTTCCTGGCGGGGAGCAGACACTGTCCGGTGCGGACGCGTTGAGTTTCGTCCGGCAACGACACGATCTTCCGCGAGGCGACCTGGACCGAATCGTGCGTCAGCAGGTATTCATGGCATCACTCGTGCGGAGTGTGCTGAGTGCGAAAACGTTGAGCAACCCCAGCAAGTTGAGCCAGCTCAGCTCCGCGGTCCAACGTTCAGTTGTCCTCGATTCCGATTGGGACATAATACAATTCGCGACCCGCTTGCAGGATCTGGCGGGCGGTAAGGTCAAATTCGAGACCATCCCCGCCGTCGACATCAACGGTGTGACCGACTACGGCGAATCGATTGTCGAGGTCGATCCCGATGCAGTGAAGACCTACGTCGAGGGGCTTCTCGACGGATCTGCCGACGAGCAGGACTCTGCACCGACAACCGACGCTCCCACCGTCGATCCGTCGTCGGTGACGGTAGATGTTGCCAACGACAGCGGAATCGACGGACTCGCCAACGGTGTGGCAGCGTCGCTCGGATCACTCGGATACACGAGCGGCTCGGTCGGAAACTACGAGGGATCCTCGGTCTCCACCACGACGATTCAAGCGGCAGATCCGGACAGTGATGCAGCGCGATCGGTGGCAACTGCTCTCGGCGGGCTCGAAGTGGCCTCCGACGACACATTGCCGCGCGACACCGTTCGGGTGGTACTGGCCTCGGACTACTCCGGCCCCGGCGCAGACGGCAGCACCACATCCCCGACCACCTCATCCCCAACCACCGAGGAAACGCTCGCGAGCAGTGCAGGCGAATCGCCTGCACCGCCGATCGACGCAGGCTCGGCGGGCCCTGCCTGCGTCAATTGAGCTCCGCTAGGGTTGCGCCTGTGGCCTCAACGTTGACGCAGGAACTGCTCGATCCGATACTCGCGACCGACCCCGCCGGTCCACGAGTGACGTATTACGACGACGAGACGGGTGAACGGGTCGAGGTATCGACGATCACGCTCGCCAATTGGGCTGCGAAGACCGCCAACCTGTTGTGCGACGAGTTCGGTCTCGCACCGGGTGCCAAGGTCAGTGTTCTACTACCCGCCCACTGGCAGAGCGCGGCCGTCCTGCTCGGTGCGTGGTGGGCAGGTGCAGAGGTCGTCCTCACCGCAGACGACACGGCAGAGCTCGCACTCGTGCACGGTTCTCGAATCGACGAGGCCGGCGACATACCCGAAATACTTGCCCTCTCGCTCGACGCGTTCGGCAAACCGGTTCCCGATCTTCCTATCGGAGTGACCGACTACGCAACCTCGGTACGCGTGCACGGAGACCAATTTCGGCCGACTGGCGCTGGCGCTGCTCTCGACGGACGATCGGTCGAGGAAGTTTTGGCGGAGGCACGCACCCGCGCTCAGGCACATTCGTTGCAGACCGGAGACCGCGTGCTCTCGTCGTTGCCGTGGGGTACGACCGAGGAATTGATCGATGGACTGTTGTCGGTTTTGGTTTCAGGCAGCTCGCTCGTGCAAGTGAGCAACCCGGACCCGACGAAGACCGACCGCCGCACCACTACCGAAAAGGTCACCAAGACACTCGGTTAGGACCTGCTCACATATCCACCGTCGTCGAGGCCTGCTTCGATCTCGAAACGATTCTTTGCGCCCGGATTCCGTAGTTCCTCCACCAGATAGCGAACCGCGAACAGTGGCCCGTATCGAGCCCACTGATCTGCGTGCACCGCCTCATGGCGCAGAACACTGCGCGAGATGTTGGCGCGGGTGAGGTAAGCGGCACCGATGGTCGTGCCTCCGCGACCGAACCCAGCGTGCATTCCTCGACAGACGAAAAGCCGATGCTCGCCATCGAAGGCGATCTCGGCCCGCCACAACGTCGCGTAGACGAGCGCAAGGTAGGTGAGGACGGATACCGCGCGCCCCCGAGTACGAGTGTCCGGCCGCTGGATCGACAATGCGGACACCGGCGCGAAACGCATTACCCGAGGAGTTTGGCGCGCAGCGCCGCGTCCTTGTCGAGCACCATTGCCTCGAGGTCTCGTTGGAACTTCTCGATTCGCGACCGTAGCTCGGGGTCAGAGGCGCCCAGAATGCGAGCCGCGAGGAGCCCTGCGTTGCGGGCGCCACCGATCGACACCGTGGCAACCGGTATACCAGCGGGCATCTGCACGATCGACAGCAGTGAATCCATACCGTCCAAGTACTTCAAGGGAACAGGTACACCGATGACCGGCAGCGGCGTAGCCGAAGCGACCATACCTGGCAGATGAGCTGCTCCACCGGCTCCGGCGATGATCACGCTGAGCCCCCGCTCGGCCGCGCTCGTCGCATAGTCGAGCATGCGCTTGGGTGTGCGGTGCGCCGAGACGACACCGACCTCGAAGCGAATCCCGAATTCGGCCAATGCGTCCGCTGCGGCCTCCATCGTCGGCCAGTCGGAGTCGCTGCCCATGATGAGGCCGACCTGAGGGCCCAGTGGTTCGGTCATTGGTGCGGGTCCCATCCGTCGGTCCATTCTGCGTGCGACATCCAGTGTGCCGCGCGTTCTGCTTTCTCCCGGACAGCGGCCACGTACGCCTTGTCCGATGCTTGCCCGTTCGGTGCTCCGAGTACGTTGACATGGCCGATCTTGCGGGCTTCGCGCTCGCTCTTGCCATAGAGGTGCACCTTGGCGTCCGGCATCCGCGCGAAGAGGTGATGAAGCCGTTCGTCCATCGTCATCGTCGGGGCCTGCGGTGCCCCGAGAATGTTGGCCATGACCGTGACCGGCGCCAACGGCGTCGTATCACCCAGTGGGTAGTCGAGTACCGCACGAACATGCTGCTCGAACTGCGAAGTTCGGCATCCGTCCATGCTCCAATGCCCGGAGTTGTGCGGACGCATCGCGAGTTCGTTGACGAGGATGGCGCCGTCGACGGTCTCGAACAGCTCGACTGCCATTGCGCCGACGACTCCCAGCTCGGCGGCAAGCCCCAATGCCATTCTTTCGGCGCCGATGGCCACATCGTCGTCGAGCGAGCCTGCCGGTGCAATGACCACCGCGCATTGCCCGTCGCGCTGAACCGTTTCCACTACAGGCCACGCCGCGCCCTGTCCGAACGGGGACCTACCGACCATGGCGGAGAGCTCGCGTCGCAGTTCGACCTTCTCCTCGACCATCAGTGCGACGCCGAGATCGAGTTGACGCGCCACGATGCCCTCTGCCTCGTCGGCATCCTTCGGCATCCAGACACCGCGTCCGTCGTATCCACCACGGATGGATTTGACTACCACCGGCCACCCGTGGGCGTCGCCGAAAGTTGTGACATCTCCCACCCAGGTGACCTCGGCGAATTTCGGGATCGGAATCCCGAGCTCACCCAGTTTCCGACGCATCTTCAGCTTGTCCTGTGCGTAGATCAGCGCCGACGGCGGTGGCTGTACGTTGACGCCTTCCGCGACGAGGACTTCGAGATGTTCGGTCGGTACCTGCTCATGGTCGAACGTGACGACGTTGGATCCCGTGGCGACCGCGCGGAGGGCGTTCAGGTCGTCGTGGTGTCCGAGTACGACATCGGCGGTGACCTGCGCGGCCGGCTCATCGGCGCCTGCGGAGAGGACTCGTAGGGTTTGGCCGAGCGCAATTGCGGCCTGATGCGTCATTCGCGCCAACTGGCCTCCGCCGATCATCGCCACTACCGGCATTCCGGTGGACGAACTACGGGGGGTGGTGGGGCGCGGAGATAGACCTGTCACGGCTTCATATCGTGTCATGCGGGGCAGATTCCACAGCCAGCAGACCCCCTCTAGTCAGGAATGGATTCGAGCGGCCTGTTCAATTCCTTCACTGAGAAATCCCACTTCCTTCACTGAGAAATCCCACTTCCTTCACTGAGAAATCGCTGATGATCTGCGCGCCGGTTAGCCGATTGGGCATCTCGTTTCGTAGACTCCTTCGTTGTGCCCTCGATCGACAGTTTGATTCATCGCCTTCCCGGTCCGTTACGGGTGCTGGCGATTCGTCACACCGAGCTGATCAAATTTGCAATCGTCGGTGGGACCACGATGGTGTTCGACCTGGTGATCTTCTATTCGCTGAGTCTGACCATCCTCGAGCCCAAGCCTGTCGTCGCGAAGATCATCTCGGGCGTGATGGCGACCATTTTGAGCTACATCCTCAACCGAGAGTGGGCCTTCAAGAATCGTGGTGGCCGCGAGCGCCATCACGAGGCTTTGCTGTTCTTCACGATCAGCGGGATCGGTGTCATTCTGGCGGCTGCCCCGCTGTGGGTGGCGAACAACTTGTTCGACATCCGCGAAGGGCACAACAGCCTGACGATGGTGTTGGTTCTCGACTTCATCCTGAACTACATCATCGGCAATCTTCTACAGATGATATTCCGGTTCTGGGCGCTACGAAAGTTCGCATTCCCCGACGAGAATGCGCGAGGCGCTGCGGCGGGATCGACCGATTACGATCCGACGCCCGCGGAAGCTGCCGAGGAGCAACTCGGCCACAGCTGACCTACTCCTGTGGGCTCAGCGTGGCTCGCGAGCCCGTGGCGACGGGGCACTGGCTTCTTCGCGTGACGCAGGCAGGAACACCGAGAACATCGCTGGCTTGCGTCGCTGCAGTTCCAGCCTTCCACCGTCCGCCTCGACGAGTGCTCGTGCGAGAGCGAGACCCACGCCTGTCGATCCGGCGCCGGAGAACCCGCGATCGAAGATATGCGGGGCCAACTCGTTGCTGACGCCGCTGCCCTCGTCCGAGACCTCGATACAGACCAGCGGCTCGCGCCGCCGCTCGGCCGTGTCCAGTGCCGGAATCAGCCGCACTGCGACGGTGCATTTGCCGCCGCCGTGCGAGAGTGCGTTGTCCACCAGGACCGCGACTGCCTCGCGCAATCTCGAACCCGTTACCGATGCCTTGAGTCCCGGTCCACCTTCGAGTTCCAGTGTTCGGCCGGCATCCTCGAAGTTTCGCTGCCACTCCCCGATGACTCCGCTGAGTTCCGCGACGACAGCTACATCCTCGGCGCCTGCTGCTCCGTCGCTACGGGACGAACGCACCAACTCGTCGATCGCGAGGGTCAAGCGGTCCACCTGTGCCATCGCTTCATCGGCTTCGGCGACTACATCGGGATCTGGATGCGTAGATAGTTCGTCGAGCCGAAGCCGGACGGCCGTCAGCCGACTGCGCAGCTGGTGCGATACGTCGGCGACCAGCGCATGTTCGCGTTGCAGTCTGCCCGCGATCTCGACCGTCGCCGAGTCGAGGACTTCCGAGACCCGGTCGAGCTCGGCAATTCCGTGCCGTCGTGGATCGGGACGAAAGTCTCCCTCGGCGAGTCGCTGCGCCCGTCGTGCGACGTCGCGCAGCGGATCGGCCAGACGATTGGCGGTCAATACGGCCACTGCGGTTCCAATCAGAATCGATGCCAACACCACGAGGGCCACTGCACCGACAGCTTGTTTCTGCAAGGTTCGCATATCGTGAGACGGCACTTCGAGCCGTAGCGATCCTGCAGTTCCCAACGACAGCGATTCCACCAACGGGGCGGGTACGAAGCTCTCACCGATGTCCACCCTCGACGCGGCATCCTGTGGTGTCGGAAACACCACGACGAGACGTCCACCTTCTGGGACCGCCAACCTGAGCGAGCCGATGTCCAGGACACCCTCCACGATGCCTCGGTCCCCCTCTTGCGACAGGATTTCCGATGCCATCCGATCGAGCCGACGTTGAAGGTCGTCGCGAGTGAAATCCTCCACCCATAGCCAGGCGGTGTAAACAAGGGGCAGACCGAGCAGTAGAGCGGTCAGCAGGACGACTGCCAGGATGGACTGCAGTATGCGACGGCGCATCGATCAGTCGCTGTTGATCCGGAACCCGACTCCGCGCACGGTGGCGATGCGGCGCTCGGCAACCGATCCCTCGTCACCGATCTTCCGGCGCAGCCATGACATGTGCATGTCGAGTGTCTTGGAGCCGCGGAGTTCCGCGTCGCCCCATACTTCCCGGAGAATCGTCTCGCGGGAGACGACTTGCCCAGCATGGTCGAGGAGCACTTTGAGCAGCTCGTATTCCTTGTTCGCCAATGCGATTTCGGTTCCGTTCACCAGCACTCGCCTGGCTGCAGGCTCGAGCCTGATACCGCCGACCTCGATCGGGGTGTCCTCACCGGGACCGCGCCGCCGAAGCAAGGCCCTCACGCGGGCCATGAGTTCGGCGAGTCGAAACGGCTTACCTACGTAGTCGTCGGCGCCGGCGTCGAGCCCGACCACGAAGTCCACCTCATCCGTCCGCGCCGTCAACATCAGGACGGCAAGTTCGGAGCTGTTGGCGCGAACCTGCCGACAGACTTCCAGGCCGTCCATCCCCGGCAGACCGAGGTCGAGAATCAGCAGGTCGTAGTTCCCGTCGAGGGCACGCTGGAGGGCAGCTGGACCGGTCTGCTCGACCGTCACCGTGTACCCCTCACGCCCGAGCGCTCGCGAGAGGGGGGTAGCAATTGCTTCGTCGTCTTCTGCAAGCAGCACTTCGGTCACCCGCGCAACCCTACGGTTCGTTTCTGTGAGAACGCTTCGATTACCAGCGTTTCCCCGCGCGCCATCCTCTTTTCGCCGAGTCCGAGGACTCCTCGTACGAGACTTCTCCGTCGTCGAACCGTGGACGGTCGTCCCGGCGAATCTCCAGCGCTTCGAATACCTGCTGGTAGAGAAGCGAGTGAACCCGCTGGACGCGTGGAATGTCGTCGAACTCCAACGGGTCGTCCGACGCCGAAGCAATGATGAGGGTTCCGGTACCGAGCATGCGGTCGATCAGTCCGTGCCGAAACTGGACATTGGAAATACGGCCCATCGGGATATCGATTCCCGAGTGGGTGATGACGCCCTGCCGGATGAGCACTCGGCGGTCGGTGACGATGAAGTGCGTGCATTTCCAGCCGATGAGGGGGGCAATGCACCGCCAGGCGACGACGATCGCCCACAGAACTGCAGTGACAATCGATGCGACGGTGGCACTCGAACCGTCGAGCTTTACCGAGAAGAGGCCGATCACGAAACCTGCGACAGCGGTGACGAGGATGAATGTCAACGCAGGTAGCACCAGCTTCTTCCAATGCGGGTGATGATGCAAAAGCAGTTCTTCCTCGTCTGCCAACGCATCTTCCGGATACCCCATGCGACTCACTCCTCGGCCGGATCCTTACTCGTACGAGGCGATCCTGCCACGAGAGCTGCGTCCTCATCACCATCCGAATCCGCGGCGCCACCGACATCTTCCTCACTGCCGGAATCAGCAGCCTCAGGATCAGCGACCTCAGGATCAGCGGCCTCGAGATCGGCGGGGTCCGGTGCCGCATCGGTGGCCCGGCCGTCACCAGCGGACATCAGAATGTCCGCCCACCTGGTTGCTGGATCGATGTCCACCAACAACGCTTTGGCCATCAAGGTCAACGGAATGGCGAGGACTGCTCCGAGCGGACCGAGAACCCAGGACCAGAACACGAGCGAGAGAAATGTCAGCGTGACCGACAGTCCCACAGCGTCACCGACGAACTTCGGCTGAATGATCGACTGGATGACGACGTTGACGACGCTGTAGACGACGATCACCGCGATCATCAGAGTGGGCCCGCCCTGCAACAGTGCCAGCAGAGCGGGCGGAATCAGTCCGAGAACGAATCCGATGTTGGGAATGTAATTCGTGATGAACGACAACAGCCCCCACAACACTGGAAGTGAGATACCCATTGCCCACAGTGCACCTGCGTCGATGACGGCAACGATCAAGCCGAAGATCGTCGAGACGATCAGATAAGTACGAGTGCCCGTAGAGAAGGACACGAATGCGCCCGCGATATCGGGCCGGGTACCGACCAATGTCGATATCCGAGTACTGAACGAACTGCCGTCGACCGCCATGAACAACAGCAGCACGAGGACGAAAAGCAAGTTGGAGAAAATACCCAGCACGTCCACGAGAAGACTGTCGATCACCCCGAACACCGTGCCCGCATCGATTTTCGACATCAAATTTTGAATCTGGTCTTGCCCAATTCCGTTGTTCGACAAAAGAGTCCGAACGCTGTCGACGAGACTGTCGAATTCATCGGCGTAGGTCGGCAACAGCGTCGCAAGCCGGGCGGTCGATACGACGAGTGCCAATACCAACACGAGAAGAATGGAGTACACGAGAACAATCGCGATGATCGTTGCGATCCATGCCGGAAAACCCCTGCGTCGCAGCCACTCTGGAAACGGATGTACCGCGACGGTCAGCATCAAGGCAAGAAACGTCGGCCCCACCACGCCGGAGAACGCACGCGTTCCGGCGACGCAGACGACGAGTGAGGCAAGCCCCAGCAACACGATCACCCCGCGCGGGAGCGACCACGACTCCGACACACTCGACGGCGTCGCATCCGATGCATGTCGCGGTTCCATGAGTGCCCCTCCGCAGTTGTTCATCTGCTCAGCACGATCCCATCGCATCTGTCGAAGGCGCATCATCCGTCACGGATGATGCGGCTTCACCGATTACTCAGGATCCACCGCGCGTAGGTGCGTGACATCCCCGGCCGCTACCGCGACCGATTGCCCGGACTCATCGTCGCGAACGACGATGCGGCCGTGAACATCGACGTCGGTCGCCTCCCCCACCAACACTCGATCCCCAGGCATCTCGACGCGAACTCTCCGGCCCACCGTGTCGCACCGCTCGCGGTATCGCTGAGCGAGATGCTCGGTGTTCCAACCGGAGTTCTTCCAGGAATCGACCTCGGCACCGATTCCACGCAAGATTGCGCGCAGAATGGTGTCACGATCGGCCACGACCGCACTCTCGAGCACCAGCGATGTGGCCGTCGGGACGGGCAATTCCTCAGTCGTCATCGACACGTTCAGCCCGATTCCGACCACCACGACCGGATGCGGACCGTAGGTAGCCACTTCGGCGAGAATTCCAGCGACCTTTCGCCCCTCGATCAAGACGTCGTTCGGCCATTTCAAGGCAGCGTCGACAGCCGCCACCGTTCGCAGCGCGTCGACTACGGCGACTCCGGTCAGGAGCGGTAGCCACCCGAGGACGGCCGGATCGATTCCTGGAAATTTCATCAGTACCGACAGGAGGATCTGTGATCGAGGCGCGCCGGAGAACGGCCGTGAATGACGGCCACGTCCGCTGTCCTGATGCTCGGCGACAAGCGCGGTGCGATCGGCGAGCCCGTCGGCGCGCGCAATGAGGTCGGCGTTGGTCGAACCAGTTTGCTCGACCACGTCGAGCCTCGACCAGGACGCTTGCGGCCCATCGACAAGAGCTCGACGAAGAGCCGCGACATCGAGCGGGGGGCGGTCGAGATTGGTCCACATGACCCAAGAGCATATGGCCATACCGAACGTGCCCCGTCGGCGTACCGGCCAGTAGGCTTGTTCGTCGACTGTGCTTGTCGCACCTCGGTCGGGACACCCATCACAGTCGTGGTTAAAGTGATCCCCCATGACCAGTGTTCAGGACGCAACTGCACAGGGTTCGGCCGCCAAGCCCGATATCCACACCACAGCGGGAAAACTCGCCGATCTCAGAAGTCGCAGGGAAGCCGCGATGCTCCCCAGTGGTGAAGCTGCAGTGGAGAAGGTGCACGCGAAAGGCAAGCTGACCGCCCGGGAGCGCATCACCGCGCTACTCGACGAGGGTTCGTTCGTCGAACTGGACGCGCTCGCTCGTCACCGGTCCGTCAACTTCGGAATGGCCGACAACCGCCCCTTCGGCGATGGCGTAGTCACCGGCTACGGCACCATCGACGGGCGCGACATCTGCGTCTTCTCCCAGGACGCGACCGTTTTCGGCGGTTCCCTCGGTGAGATCTACGGCGAAAAGATCGTCAAGGTCATGGACCTGGCGATCAAGACCGGCCGCCCGCTGGTCGGCATCAACGAAGGCGCAGGCGCCCGCATCCAGGAGGGTGTCGTCTCCCTGGGCCTCTACGGCGAAATCTTCCACCGCAACGTCCAGGCCTCCGGAGTCATCCCGCAGATCTCGCTCATCATGGGGCCTGCTGCCGGCGGACACGTCTACTCCCCCGCACTGACCGATTTCGTCGTCATGGTCGACGGCACCTCGCAGATGTTCGTCACCGGCCCCGACGTCATCAAGACCGTCACCGGCGAGAACGTCACCATGGAAGAACTCGGTGGCGCGCACACCCACATGGAGAAGTCCGGTGTCGCGCACTACGTCGCGTCCGGCGAGCAGGACGCGTTGGACTACGTCCGCGATCTGCTGTCCTACCTACCTAGCAACAACCGCGCCGACGCGCCCCGCCTGGCGCCGTCGGATCCGATCGTCGGCGGCATCGAGGAAAGCCTCACTGCAGAGGACCTCGAACTGGACACCTTGATTCCGGATTCCCCGAACACCCCGTACGACATGCACGAGGTCATCCGCCGGATCCTCGATGACGACGAGTTCCTCGAAGTCCAGGAAGGCCGCGCGCGTAATATCATCGTCGGCTTCGGACGTGTCGACGGTCGCTCGGTGGGCATCGTGGCAAACCAGCCCACCCAGTTCGCGGGCACTCTCGACATCGACGCTTCCGAGAAGGCGGCTCGCTTCGTACGAACCTGCGACTGCTTCAACGTCCCGATCATCACCCTCGTCGACGTTCCTGGCTTCCTGCCCGGAACCGAACAGGAATTCAACGGCATCATTCGTCGCGGCGCGAAGTTGCTCTACGCCTACGGTGAGGCGACGGTCGGCAAGATCACCGTCATCACCCGCAAGGCCTACGGCGGCGCGTACGACGTCATGGGCTCCAAGCACATGGGTGCCGACGTCAACCTCGCGTGGCCCACGGCTCAGATCGCGGTCATGGGTGCATCCGGCGCCGTCGGATTCGTCTACCGCAAGCAACTCCTCGAGGCCGCGAAAAACGGCGAGGACGTCGATGCATTGCGGTTGAAGTTGCAGCAGGAGTACGAGGACACGCTCGTCAACCCGTACATTGCGGCCGAGCGCGGCTACCTCGACGCTGTCATTCCTCCGAGCCATACGCGTGGCCAGATTGTCGCTGCGTTGCGGCTTCTCGAGCGCAAAATGGTGACGTTGCCGCCCAAGAAGCACGGGAACATTCCACTGTGAGCGCACCGGCAAAGGAATCGGACATCACCGAAGCTACGGATCTGATCGAGTCTGCAGGCTTGGACGACGCGTCGGCGGCCTCTACGGTCAACGATGTGATCCGAGTGGTGAAGGGCAATCCGTCTGACCAGGACATCGCGGCACTTGTCGTGGTCCTCACCGCTGCGGCGGGTTCGACTGCAGCGACCGTCGACTCACGTCCACCGGAGCTGTGGGGTTCTCATGCCTCGAAGCATCGGACGTTCGCGCCGTATTCGCCGTACTCGTACGGCGCCTCGCAGCGCTACTAGAGTGCCTCGTTTCGTTCTCGCCTCGGCGTCGCCAGCACGGCTCGAAGTTCTCCGCAAGGCGGGGATCGACCCAGTCGTGCGGGTGTCCGGGGTGGACGAGGACGCGCTCACCGCAGCGCTCGGACCCGATCCGGTACCCGAGGATGTGGTCGTAACCTTGGCACTCGCCAAGGCAGAGGCAGTACTCGCCGAGTTCGACGACGCAGTGGTGGTCGGGTGCGATTCGATGTTGTCGATCGGCGACGAGCTACAGGGCAAACCTCACAGCGTCGATGTGGCACGGTGTAGGTGGGCTGCCATGGCAGGCAGATCAGGTGATCTTCTGACCGGCCACGCTGTCGTTCGAGTCGTCGACGGGCGATCGGTCGCAGTCGCGACCGGGTGTAGTTCGACGAAAATCCACTTCAGTGAACCGTCGAGCGCCGACCTCGAGGCGTATCTCGCGTCGGGAGAGCCGTTGTCGGTGGCGGGCGCCTTCACGCTGGACGGCCTCGGGGGCTGGTTCGTCGACCGTATCGAGGGGGATCCGTCCAGCGTCATCGGGATCGGGCTACCGCTCGTCCGTCGACTTCTGGCCGATGTCGGCACGTCGTTGTCCGAGCTGTGGGCCGATTCAGGGAATCAATAGAGCTGTGATGTCGCGGGCCCACTCGGCAGCCTGCACCTTGGGCTTGACGTTCGAGGAGCTGTCGTGCCGGGCGTGCTCGCCGACCTGTTGAGCGCCTAGTTCGACCAGCTTGTCGGCGATGATCTCGCCGCCGCGGTTGAATGTGTCCTCGTACACGCGGTCGCCCAGTCCGAACATCGCGAATCTGAGCCCGCAAAGATCCGGGCCGTCCTCGACGAGCGCGTCGTAGAAGGGGCCTGCTCCCGTCGGCAGTTCGCCTTCGCCGTAGGTAGAACAGATGATGACGTGAAAGTCGTCGGTATCGATATCGGATACCTCGTATTCGAGCATGTCACGCACGTCGACGTCATGATCGGTCATCACCTCGGCGATCTTGTCCGCAACCTCC
This region of Rhodococcus sp. PAMC28707 genomic DNA includes:
- a CDS encoding HAMP domain-containing sensor histidine kinase → MRRRILQSILAVVLLTALLLGLPLVYTAWLWVEDFTRDDLQRRLDRMASEILSQEGDRGIVEGVLDIGSLRLAVPEGGRLVVVFPTPQDAASRVDIGESFVPAPLVESLSLGTAGSLRLEVPSHDMRTLQKQAVGAVALVVLASILIGTAVAVLTANRLADPLRDVARRAQRLAEGDFRPDPRRHGIAELDRVSEVLDSATVEIAGRLQREHALVADVSHQLRSRLTAVRLRLDELSTHPDPDVVAEADEAMAQVDRLTLAIDELVRSSRSDGAAGAEDVAVVAELSGVIGEWQRNFEDAGRTLELEGGPGLKASVTGSRLREAVAVLVDNALSHGGGKCTVAVRLIPALDTAERRREPLVCIEVSDEGSGVSNELAPHIFDRGFSGAGSTGVGLALARALVEADGGRLELQRRKPAMFSVFLPASREEASAPSPRAREPR
- a CDS encoding response regulator transcription factor — encoded protein: MTEVLLAEDDEAIATPLSRALGREGYTVTVEQTGPAALQRALDGNYDLLILDLGLPGMDGLEVCRQVRANSSELAVLMLTARTDEVDFVVGLDAGADDYVGKPFRLAELMARVRALLRRRGPGEDTPIEVGGIRLEPAARRVLVNGTEIALANKEYELLKVLLDHAGQVVSRETILREVWGDAELRGSKTLDMHMSWLRRKIGDEGSVAERRIATVRGVGFRINSD
- a CDS encoding PH domain-containing protein produces the protein MGYPEDALADEEELLLHHHPHWKKLVLPALTFILVTAVAGFVIGLFSVKLDGSSATVASIVTAVLWAIVVAWRCIAPLIGWKCTHFIVTDRRVLIRQGVITHSGIDIPMGRISNVQFRHGLIDRMLGTGTLIIASASDDPLEFDDIPRVQRVHSLLYQQVFEALEIRRDDRPRFDDGEVSYEESSDSAKRGWRAGKRW
- a CDS encoding AI-2E family transporter — its product is MEPRHASDATPSSVSESWSLPRGVIVLLGLASLVVCVAGTRAFSGVVGPTFLALMLTVAVHPFPEWLRRRGFPAWIATIIAIVLVYSILLVLVLALVVSTARLATLLPTYADEFDSLVDSVRTLLSNNGIGQDQIQNLMSKIDAGTVFGVIDSLLVDVLGIFSNLLFVLVLLLFMAVDGSSFSTRISTLVGTRPDIAGAFVSFSTGTRTYLIVSTIFGLIVAVIDAGALWAMGISLPVLWGLLSFITNYIPNIGFVLGLIPPALLALLQGGPTLMIAVIVVYSVVNVVIQSIIQPKFVGDAVGLSVTLTFLSLVFWSWVLGPLGAVLAIPLTLMAKALLVDIDPATRWADILMSAGDGRATDAAPDPADLEAADPEVADPEAADSGSEEDVGGAADSDGDEDAALVAGSPRTSKDPAEE
- a CDS encoding biotin--[acetyl-CoA-carboxylase] ligase, whose translation is MWTNLDRPPLDVAALRRALVDGPQASWSRLDVVEQTGSTNADLIARADGLADRTALVAEHQDSGRGRHSRPFSGAPRSQILLSVLMKFPGIDPAVLGWLPLLTGVAVVDALRTVAAVDAALKWPNDVLIEGRKVAGILAEVATYGPHPVVVVGIGLNVSMTTEELPVPTATSLVLESAVVADRDTILRAILRGIGAEVDSWKNSGWNTEHLAQRYRERCDTVGRRVRVEMPGDRVLVGEATDVDVHGRIVVRDDESGQSVAVAAGDVTHLRAVDPE